A region from the Malus domestica chromosome 07, GDT2T_hap1 genome encodes:
- the LOC114825991 gene encoding glycine-rich protein A3-like, producing MGGGNDEKHETTEKALFSYGGVYGSYPPQGYGYPPQAHHAYPSSGGYPPPAYPSYLGYPPTSYPPTGYPVHGAAGMGMGGMLSGGAAAAVPAYEADHLVYEGGGNHNYGAYHGYGGCRGYGGAPGYIGKPFVG from the exons ATGGGAGGTGGAAATGACGAGAAACATGAGACAACTGAGAAAGCACTATTTTCATATGGTGGTGTGTATGGATCATACCCTCCCCAAGGATATGGATATCCCCCGCAAGCACATCATGCATACCCTTCTTCTGGCGGGTATCCTCCACCTGCCTATCCTTCTTATTTGGGATATCCACCAACCTCCTATCCACCAACTGGTTATCCAG TGCATGGAGCTGCTGGCATGGGAATGGGAGGGATGTTATCTGGGGGTGCTGCCGCAGCTGTTCCTGCGTATGAGGCCGACCATCTTGTGTATGAAGGTGGGGGCAACCATAACTATGGCGCTTACCATGGATATGGTGGTTGCCGTGGCTATGGGGGTGCCCCCGGCTATATTGGCAAGCCCTTTGTGGGCTAG